From a region of the Bermanella marisrubri genome:
- a CDS encoding tetratricopeptide repeat protein, whose amino-acid sequence MNAMTRLTLASAMAALVVACSSQGTIADLESESIEETAALDFKNLDHDDVRGEYEQLIDLVDDEYLKEQIERRIAGVNMAQGDDKISKPGTAPEAGYYRRAIASYVDILEKYPNSPDNAEVLYQLAKAYDMEGQPKNARKMLERLVDRHPYYERISEAYFRLGDIYFSSDLYNKAEKAYRKVTLKDGGNLILNSHYMLAWSLYKQGSYDKALDHYAYVLNDLMDAIEGGRKLNNVERPLVDDTLHSMSLALVNLGGAAAIEDIDRLDGKKHVSKVYSRLAEFYLEKSRYNDSAMTYRSYIERFEFDSRNPEFHTKLIAAYDKGAFPKMVLKEKAEYITAYGPESEFLKRYPAQKEAIYKNVRGYYVKLAQFHHSQAQEAQKTFAKSKESHLKELADKSFDKATQYYGNFVAVFPQDKKVPEMLYQKADAHFEYGEFDQAAKDYYQVAYRHKGYKKSSEAAYASIIAYRKHIDGLELAEADVKTLDKWRAGSVDAMLRFAQVYPNDKRAVAVLSNAAQYLFELKAYDRAIEVANGLLENKKRSGRDIQREAYGILAHSYFQLGQYQLAQNNYYAKRQLLKPQQAEYAEVSKQLAAAIYKRAEAMQKGDAENDVKPDLNAAVKTYLSIKKLAPNTDIRVVAQYDAVSILLQQEKWKSAISELKQLIKSYPKHELAVQFPRKLAFAYEQDSQNLKAAVAYLDLYKNDKDAEIRREAKFIAAGLYRKENQLDKAILHYRDYAHEFEKPFDERMEARYQLADLYEKTDDRRRHLYWLRRVIQGDKTAGSERTDRSRYLGAWASTKYGDYFAWEFNRRSLRDPLQETLARKNQYLKDATTRYEQATEYGILEFVTQASYKMAELYNGFSQELNSAPLPSSLSAEEKQGYRNILAQQAAPFRELAKGLYENNITLSWEGHFNQWIAKSFEAMKEVDPQRFAKSEAVAEYGDEIR is encoded by the coding sequence ATGAACGCCATGACCCGCCTCACCCTTGCTAGTGCCATGGCAGCATTGGTAGTGGCATGTTCATCACAAGGCACTATTGCAGATCTTGAAAGCGAAAGCATTGAAGAAACAGCAGCGCTAGATTTTAAAAATCTTGACCATGATGATGTGCGAGGTGAATACGAACAACTTATTGATCTTGTAGATGATGAGTATTTAAAGGAACAGATTGAACGCCGCATTGCGGGCGTCAATATGGCACAGGGCGATGATAAAATTTCTAAGCCAGGTACCGCGCCTGAAGCCGGATATTATCGTCGGGCAATCGCTAGCTATGTGGATATCTTAGAGAAATACCCAAATAGCCCTGATAATGCAGAGGTTTTGTACCAGCTGGCAAAAGCGTATGACATGGAAGGCCAGCCCAAAAATGCGCGCAAAATGTTAGAGCGCTTGGTTGATCGTCACCCATATTATGAACGCATAAGTGAAGCCTACTTCCGTTTGGGCGATATATATTTTAGTAGTGATTTGTATAACAAAGCTGAAAAAGCTTATCGTAAAGTGACTTTGAAAGATGGTGGCAATTTGATCTTAAACAGCCACTATATGCTAGCTTGGAGCCTATACAAGCAAGGGTCTTATGATAAAGCGCTAGATCATTATGCGTATGTCCTAAATGACTTAATGGATGCAATTGAGGGAGGCCGTAAACTCAATAATGTTGAGCGTCCGTTGGTCGATGATACATTGCACAGCATGAGCTTGGCGTTAGTGAACTTGGGTGGGGCTGCTGCTATCGAAGATATTGATCGCCTAGATGGCAAAAAGCATGTCTCCAAAGTTTACAGTCGTTTAGCGGAATTCTACTTAGAAAAGAGCCGTTACAACGACAGCGCTATGACTTATCGTAGTTATATTGAGCGCTTTGAGTTCGATAGCCGTAACCCTGAATTTCATACCAAGTTGATAGCTGCCTATGATAAGGGCGCATTCCCTAAAATGGTATTGAAAGAAAAAGCCGAATACATCACCGCATACGGTCCTGAAAGTGAATTCTTGAAGCGATATCCAGCACAAAAAGAGGCCATTTATAAAAACGTCCGTGGCTATTATGTGAAATTAGCACAGTTCCATCACAGCCAAGCACAAGAAGCACAAAAAACGTTTGCTAAAAGTAAAGAGTCTCACTTAAAAGAGCTGGCTGACAAATCATTTGATAAAGCCACTCAATACTATGGCAACTTCGTCGCGGTATTCCCACAAGATAAAAAAGTACCTGAAATGCTCTATCAAAAGGCCGATGCTCATTTCGAGTATGGCGAGTTTGATCAGGCAGCCAAAGATTATTACCAAGTGGCGTATCGTCACAAAGGCTACAAAAAATCATCAGAAGCGGCCTATGCAAGTATCATTGCATATCGCAAGCACATCGATGGCTTAGAGTTGGCAGAAGCCGATGTGAAGACGTTGGACAAATGGCGAGCTGGCTCAGTTGATGCCATGCTGCGTTTTGCTCAAGTGTATCCAAACGACAAGCGTGCTGTGGCCGTATTGAGTAATGCCGCTCAGTACCTTTTCGAACTCAAAGCCTACGACCGCGCCATCGAAGTTGCCAATGGTCTGCTGGAAAACAAAAAGCGCTCTGGACGTGATATTCAGCGTGAGGCCTATGGTATCTTGGCGCACTCTTATTTCCAGTTGGGCCAATATCAGTTAGCGCAAAATAATTATTACGCAAAACGTCAATTGCTTAAACCACAGCAAGCTGAATATGCAGAAGTGAGTAAGCAGCTCGCTGCTGCGATTTACAAACGAGCGGAGGCTATGCAGAAAGGTGACGCAGAAAATGATGTGAAACCCGACTTGAACGCAGCTGTTAAGACCTATTTAAGTATTAAGAAGTTAGCGCCAAATACGGATATTCGAGTTGTTGCTCAATATGATGCAGTGTCTATTTTACTACAGCAAGAGAAATGGAAAAGTGCTATTTCTGAGCTTAAGCAGCTAATAAAGTCGTATCCAAAGCATGAGTTAGCGGTTCAGTTTCCGCGTAAGTTAGCCTTTGCTTATGAACAAGACAGCCAAAATCTAAAAGCTGCGGTTGCTTATTTGGATTTGTATAAGAACGATAAAGACGCGGAAATTCGTCGCGAGGCTAAATTCATTGCCGCGGGTCTATACCGAAAAGAAAATCAGCTGGATAAAGCCATATTACATTACCGAGACTACGCCCATGAATTCGAAAAGCCATTTGATGAGCGCATGGAAGCTCGTTATCAATTGGCGGATCTCTACGAGAAGACGGACGATCGTCGCCGTCATCTTTATTGGTTGCGTCGCGTAATTCAAGGCGATAAAACTGCTGGTTCAGAACGTACAGATCGAAGCCGTTATCTGGGTGCATGGGCGAGCACCAAGTACGGTGATTATTTTGCTTGGGAGTTTAATCGTCGTTCTTTACGTGACCCGCTACAAGAGACCCTTGCACGTAAAAACCAATATCTGAAAGACGCAACAACGCGCTATGAGCAAGCGACTGAATACGGCATTTTAGAATTTGTAACTCAAGCGAGTTACAAGATGGCTGAACTTTACAATGGTTTTAGTCAGGAACTGAACTCGGCACCATTACCGAGTTCATTGAGCGCAGAAGAAAAGCAAGGTTACCGTAATATCCTTGCTCAACAAGCTGCGCCTTTCAGGGAACTAGCCAAAGGATTGTACGAAAACAATATTACTTTGAGCTGGGAAGGCCACTTTAATCAGTGGATTGCCAAAAGCTTTGAAGCCATGAAAGAAGTTGATCCACAGCGTTTTGCCAAAAGCGAAGCTGTGGCGGAGTATGGTGATGAGATTCGATAA
- a CDS encoding VOC family protein gives MKHVTPYLFFNGRCQEALDYYISVFHGKVTMRTTFGQAPQVVSGVDPTHIMHAEFEADGLFFMASDGMESPLRGMELKDDPISLNIHFDNETEQKATYDALCDKGEIIMPLQKTFWGAKFAQVKDPFGVKWMLNFQVK, from the coding sequence ATGAAACATGTCACCCCCTATCTATTTTTTAACGGTCGATGCCAGGAAGCATTGGATTACTACATATCTGTGTTCCATGGCAAAGTGACTATGCGTACGACGTTTGGACAAGCTCCGCAAGTTGTAAGTGGCGTTGATCCAACCCATATCATGCATGCTGAATTTGAAGCTGATGGCTTATTTTTTATGGCAAGTGACGGCATGGAAAGTCCGCTAAGGGGTATGGAACTCAAAGACGATCCAATAAGCCTCAATATTCATTTTGATAATGAAACCGAACAAAAAGCGACCTATGATGCCTTGTGTGATAAAGGTGAGATTATTATGCCACTTCAGAAAACATTTTGGGGCGCAAAGTTTGCTCAAGTGAAGGATCCCTTTGGCGTCAAATGGATGCTCAATTTTCAGGTCAAATAA
- a CDS encoding TonB-dependent receptor plug domain-containing protein yields MQELQSIPVEVASLFEDDALDVASSVAVIDRSDWQTRDYHTLSNGLESVPSVFSNSTWGGTEIHAIRGFASELSVRGIAYSLEDVPLGTYVYASTGYMFPRAPLGILDQVEMIRGPGSTLYGTDAFHGVINYQLREPDLNNTQVTLKAGSHDWWGKGTDVTHSQYSGQWQIHTGFTHHNESSHGQDFRYTDPFTGDQEIGTREQAWSSNAGFLKIKHGQVSSNAGQWQAMVFANQYRGEGFTGIGQQLFKGFDGIIDLESFSLAQSGDQTNNESELMLARLGHEILLDNDIQLKQRIYTWHSKQEWQFDNTQYPESVDTISSTTLNCRENTADTASDTIASLYCSHYLYQGADESRSGYEIQAKQRTNAWNTQWVVGAGFDRIHVDESEIRREAPDGEIRLRYVNPFQDKSREISYAFAQGRSGFFNDQLLVTYGVRWDQYSDVSDHASPRLGVVHRLASNWSHKLLYGHAYRAPTAIEFLGSGPFLGNENLKAEVIDTHEYVLQYIGSQLQWETTVFYSEWDDAIAVVQTGSETEQQYVNLNSNYSKGVEFSLKGLQGPWHFQGNASYVETDTSSTDVNFKAFPEWMMSANLEYRGQGWQAGIWQRQQWQYELTDNVDEQSGKEDYSRTDFYAQYKVQKNSSLGLAIYNVADVHNTLPSYYASENGLPQHGREWSVHYTMDF; encoded by the coding sequence TTGCAAGAACTACAAAGTATTCCCGTAGAGGTGGCCTCTTTATTTGAAGATGACGCACTTGATGTTGCTTCCTCTGTGGCAGTGATTGATCGTTCTGATTGGCAAACGCGTGACTATCATACTCTGAGCAACGGTCTTGAATCTGTTCCTTCGGTTTTCTCCAATAGTACATGGGGTGGCACTGAAATCCATGCCATAAGAGGCTTTGCCAGTGAGTTGTCAGTACGCGGTATTGCGTATTCATTGGAGGATGTTCCTTTGGGTACTTATGTCTATGCCAGTACTGGATACATGTTTCCCCGCGCGCCGCTTGGGATTTTAGACCAAGTAGAAATGATTCGCGGGCCTGGCAGTACCTTATATGGCACAGATGCGTTTCACGGCGTGATCAATTACCAATTACGTGAGCCTGATCTGAATAATACTCAGGTCACACTCAAGGCCGGTAGTCACGATTGGTGGGGAAAGGGCACGGACGTTACTCATTCGCAATATAGTGGACAGTGGCAAATTCACACGGGGTTTACTCATCACAACGAATCTTCCCATGGGCAAGACTTTAGGTATACGGATCCATTTACAGGCGATCAAGAAATAGGGACCCGTGAACAAGCCTGGTCAAGCAATGCAGGTTTCTTAAAAATAAAGCATGGACAGGTATCGAGTAATGCTGGTCAGTGGCAAGCAATGGTGTTTGCTAATCAGTATCGTGGTGAAGGATTTACTGGTATTGGACAGCAATTATTCAAGGGTTTTGATGGCATCATCGATCTAGAGAGTTTTAGTTTGGCTCAATCGGGAGATCAAACGAACAACGAATCAGAGCTCATGCTTGCGCGTTTGGGTCACGAAATACTTCTAGACAATGATATCCAACTTAAACAACGCATTTATACCTGGCACTCGAAACAAGAATGGCAATTTGATAATACACAATACCCTGAATCAGTAGACACGATCTCTTCAACGACTCTGAATTGTCGAGAAAATACAGCAGATACCGCAAGTGATACTATTGCGAGTTTGTATTGCAGTCATTATTTATACCAAGGCGCAGACGAATCTCGCAGCGGTTATGAGATTCAGGCCAAGCAAAGAACCAATGCATGGAATACTCAGTGGGTCGTGGGTGCTGGTTTTGATCGCATTCATGTGGATGAAAGCGAGATTCGCCGGGAAGCTCCTGATGGTGAAATTCGCTTACGTTACGTTAATCCTTTTCAAGATAAGAGCCGAGAAATCAGCTATGCCTTTGCCCAGGGTCGCAGTGGATTTTTCAATGATCAGCTACTTGTCACCTATGGCGTGCGCTGGGATCAATACAGTGATGTCAGTGATCATGCATCACCGCGATTAGGGGTTGTACATCGCTTAGCGTCCAATTGGAGTCACAAACTGCTTTATGGGCACGCTTATCGCGCGCCGACGGCCATTGAATTTTTAGGTTCGGGACCCTTTCTTGGAAACGAAAACCTAAAAGCCGAAGTGATCGATACACATGAATACGTGCTGCAATACATAGGCTCGCAATTGCAATGGGAAACCACGGTGTTTTATAGCGAATGGGATGATGCCATTGCCGTGGTACAGACAGGATCTGAGACGGAGCAGCAGTATGTGAATTTGAACAGCAACTACAGCAAAGGTGTGGAATTTAGTTTAAAAGGGTTGCAAGGCCCTTGGCATTTTCAAGGTAACGCGAGCTATGTTGAAACCGATACCAGCAGTACAGACGTTAACTTTAAAGCGTTTCCAGAGTGGATGATGAGCGCGAATTTGGAATACCGTGGTCAAGGTTGGCAAGCGGGTATCTGGCAACGGCAACAGTGGCAGTACGAGTTAACCGATAATGTCGACGAGCAAAGCGGCAAAGAAGATTATTCGAGAACTGATTTCTACGCTCAATATAAAGTGCAGAAAAATAGCTCCCTTGGCCTTGCGATTTATAATGTAGCGGACGTTCACAATACCTTACCCTCGTATTATGCATCCGAAAACGGACTCCCCCAGCACGGCCGAGAATGGTCAGTGCATTACACCATGGATTTTTAG
- a CDS encoding tetratricopeptide repeat protein has translation MRFDNTLKTIALVSLFTLSACSQKMQLPEAGQKVALQPSAQFVPTQKYNEESKLVPYETVENPYLAEKTKINKGSVLLFIEAKKAMRAEDFKTAEQKLSVITKKDPELSGPWVLLGHLEVERENFKKAEELYQKAIRVNPDNVNAYIALAKAQRLMGEFHVAQNTLVLALKLWPDFPEAHLNIAILYDLYLNQAEKAQMHYEAYLFLDDYKDPQAIAWYKEVLERTQNFKSYVDSQAGFDKIKQAMANNLPGAQG, from the coding sequence ATGAGATTCGATAACACATTAAAAACAATTGCTTTAGTGAGCTTATTTACTTTATCTGCATGCTCACAAAAAATGCAGTTACCAGAAGCGGGTCAAAAAGTCGCATTGCAACCCAGTGCGCAGTTTGTACCGACGCAAAAGTATAATGAAGAAAGCAAATTGGTTCCGTATGAGACGGTTGAAAATCCGTATTTGGCGGAGAAAACCAAGATCAATAAGGGTTCAGTGTTGTTGTTTATTGAAGCCAAAAAGGCCATGAGAGCCGAAGACTTCAAGACAGCAGAACAGAAGCTTTCAGTTATTACCAAGAAGGACCCAGAACTATCGGGCCCTTGGGTTTTACTCGGTCACCTTGAAGTAGAGCGCGAAAACTTTAAAAAGGCAGAAGAGTTGTACCAGAAAGCCATTCGGGTTAACCCAGACAATGTTAATGCTTATATTGCATTGGCCAAAGCACAACGCTTAATGGGTGAATTTCACGTTGCGCAAAATACTTTGGTATTGGCATTAAAGCTGTGGCCAGACTTTCCTGAAGCACATTTAAATATCGCTATTTTATATGACCTATATTTAAACCAAGCCGAAAAAGCACAAATGCACTATGAGGCCTATTTGTTCTTGGATGATTATAAAGATCCACAGGCGATTGCTTGGTATAAAGAAGTATTAGAGCGTACTCAGAATTTTAAAAGCTATGTAGATAGTCAGGCGGGCTTTGACAAAATAAAGCAAGCAATGGCTAATAATCTACCAGGAGCGCAAGGATGA
- a CDS encoding MotA/TolQ/ExbB proton channel family protein has translation MGIFSAIAQFFQDGGFFIYPIAVVLLIGIAITVERWRFLNREKARNLKAFDDFLPLLRTDDHDKMTLFTRDNDAPVSRMIGCGLDMMRVTKQRADVEQAMSEGMMEAVPQLEQRTGYLSVLANVATLLGLLGTIIGLIAAFTAVANADPAEKSKLLSMSISVAMNTTAFGLIAAIPLLVFHAILTNKTNAIIASIEMAGVKFLNVMTLNRAIEAGMPKDKSA, from the coding sequence ATGGGCATTTTTAGCGCAATCGCACAATTTTTTCAGGATGGGGGATTCTTTATATACCCTATCGCAGTTGTGTTGCTGATCGGCATCGCAATCACGGTTGAACGCTGGCGTTTTTTGAATCGCGAGAAAGCGCGTAACTTAAAAGCGTTTGACGATTTTCTACCGCTATTGCGCACTGACGACCACGATAAAATGACGCTATTTACACGCGATAACGACGCGCCTGTGAGTCGTATGATTGGCTGTGGACTGGACATGATGCGTGTCACTAAGCAACGTGCCGATGTTGAACAAGCCATGAGTGAAGGCATGATGGAGGCTGTGCCTCAGCTGGAGCAGCGTACTGGATATCTATCGGTTTTGGCGAACGTAGCAACCTTATTAGGTCTACTGGGTACGATTATCGGTCTAATTGCAGCATTTACCGCAGTTGCTAATGCTGATCCAGCGGAAAAATCCAAACTGCTTTCTATGTCTATCTCGGTAGCGATGAATACCACAGCATTCGGTCTTATTGCTGCAATTCCATTATTGGTTTTTCATGCGATTTTGACGAACAAAACCAATGCTATTATTGCTAGCATCGAAATGGCCGGTGTGAAATTTTTAAATGTCATGACATTAAACCGTGCCATTGAAGCAGGCATGCCAAAAGATAAATCGGCCTAA
- a CDS encoding fibro-slime domain-containing protein — MKQLNLITLIASLLVSPISLADTSNASPQDYDEICQCVDPYNGVRKIPVVIRDFKDSHPDFENMIGTDRGIVKNELGADGRPVYANPHTWTPTTHGEDSFNQWFRNVPNVNTAIPMQLEMVELSPGFWEYSNSDFFPINDMGFGNQGRDKNFHFTLETHLKFFYVEGGSFSFKGDDDLWIFINGKLAIDLGGVHSVQEKVVHLDDIADELGIEPGNTYSFDLFFAERHTTESNFKFQTTFELQCL; from the coding sequence GTGAAACAATTAAACCTAATCACTTTGATTGCTAGCTTGCTTGTGAGTCCAATTAGCTTGGCCGACACATCCAATGCCAGTCCACAAGACTATGACGAGATTTGCCAGTGTGTAGATCCGTATAACGGCGTTCGTAAAATTCCGGTTGTTATCCGCGACTTCAAAGATTCACACCCTGATTTCGAAAACATGATTGGCACCGACCGCGGAATTGTTAAAAATGAGCTCGGTGCAGACGGCCGACCTGTTTATGCAAACCCTCATACTTGGACACCAACCACTCATGGTGAAGATAGTTTTAACCAGTGGTTCCGCAATGTTCCTAACGTAAATACTGCCATCCCAATGCAATTAGAGATGGTCGAGCTCTCTCCGGGTTTTTGGGAATACAGTAATAGTGATTTCTTCCCAATTAATGATATGGGTTTTGGCAATCAAGGCCGCGACAAGAACTTCCATTTCACACTTGAAACGCATCTTAAGTTTTTCTACGTCGAGGGCGGTAGTTTTAGTTTTAAAGGAGATGACGATCTTTGGATTTTCATCAACGGCAAACTGGCTATTGATCTAGGTGGTGTACATAGCGTTCAAGAGAAAGTTGTTCACTTAGATGACATTGCTGACGAGCTAGGTATCGAGCCTGGCAATACTTACAGCTTTGACCTTTTCTTTGCTGAACGCCACACAACTGAATCCAATTTCAAGTTCCAGACAACTTTTGAGCTACAGTGTTTATAA
- a CDS encoding outer membrane beta-barrel domain-containing protein, whose amino-acid sequence MSRIIINSSLGRIAACTAGLLFSLISNAEEGDGSVEINPIEIVEPDSDLREVYEAQIDTEFFELGGYLGFLSIEDFGTTTVTGIKGSFHATEDFFLQGNYAQADVPTSIAERQNGGASIIVNRDYEYYNLLVGYNLFPGETFISQDLTLNSAFYLVLGAGNTKINDDNYFTLTSGAGYRIILSDWLTFNLDMRDHTFKNEISGANKRVHNLEFSTGLTAFF is encoded by the coding sequence ATGTCACGTATTATTATCAATTCTTCACTCGGCCGTATTGCTGCTTGCACTGCTGGTCTTTTATTCAGCCTTATCTCAAACGCAGAAGAAGGTGATGGATCAGTTGAAATCAATCCAATAGAGATAGTTGAACCAGACTCTGATTTACGCGAAGTATATGAAGCACAAATCGATACAGAATTCTTCGAGCTCGGTGGTTATCTGGGTTTCTTATCCATCGAAGACTTCGGCACGACCACGGTAACGGGCATTAAGGGCAGCTTTCATGCCACTGAAGATTTCTTCTTGCAAGGTAACTATGCCCAGGCTGATGTGCCAACAAGCATTGCGGAACGTCAAAACGGCGGAGCCAGTATTATCGTTAATCGTGACTACGAATACTACAACCTACTGGTAGGCTACAACTTGTTTCCGGGTGAAACCTTTATTAGCCAAGATCTCACGCTCAATAGTGCGTTTTATTTGGTACTGGGTGCAGGCAATACCAAGATTAACGACGACAATTATTTCACATTAACCTCGGGTGCTGGTTACCGCATCATATTAAGTGATTGGCTAACATTTAATCTAGATATGCGCGACCATACATTCAAAAACGAAATTAGTGGTGCCAATAAACGCGTTCATAACTTAGAGTTTAGCACCGGCTTAACGGCTTTTTTCTAA
- a CDS encoding SH3 domain-containing protein, whose product MTVALSKILIFTLSAFVALSSIAETSTQDQKPEFVQLKVIDPFLELHTGPGRGYPIFHVVEQDEMVSVLRRRTNWFYVQDSRQRQGWVKQEGLARTLAPTGLPAALPETQHGDFLAQQGRVGFSFGQQGSSETASFTAGFRLLSWAGVEVEYGQIFGKFIDGDMYSGSIIIEPIKSWTFTPFISKGYGRQNWQVKEKQQVGTSPEVDTEFEFTGAGINYYIGYSFVVRAEFRSIYLNADNDNGNQTAWRLGFSSFF is encoded by the coding sequence ATGACAGTGGCTTTGTCCAAAATTCTTATATTTACTCTCTCCGCGTTCGTTGCGCTCTCCAGTATTGCGGAGACATCAACACAAGACCAGAAACCCGAATTTGTTCAATTAAAGGTTATTGATCCTTTTCTTGAACTCCACACTGGGCCTGGCCGGGGTTACCCTATCTTTCATGTTGTAGAACAAGACGAAATGGTGTCCGTTCTACGTCGTCGCACAAACTGGTTTTACGTGCAGGATAGCCGTCAGCGCCAAGGTTGGGTCAAGCAAGAAGGTCTCGCGAGAACCCTCGCCCCTACCGGTTTGCCAGCCGCCCTGCCAGAGACTCAGCACGGTGATTTCTTGGCGCAGCAAGGCCGCGTCGGCTTCAGCTTTGGCCAACAAGGCAGCTCAGAAACCGCCAGTTTTACGGCTGGCTTCCGTTTATTAAGCTGGGCCGGAGTGGAAGTTGAATACGGGCAAATTTTTGGCAAGTTCATTGATGGCGACATGTATAGCGGCAGTATTATTATCGAACCCATCAAGAGTTGGACCTTCACTCCCTTCATTAGTAAGGGCTATGGCCGTCAAAATTGGCAAGTGAAAGAAAAGCAGCAGGTGGGGACTAGCCCAGAAGTCGATACCGAATTTGAATTCACCGGCGCCGGAATCAACTATTACATCGGTTATAGCTTTGTCGTTCGCGCCGAATTCCGCTCGATCTATTTAAACGCAGACAATGATAACGGTAACCAAACCGCTTGGCGTCTGGGTTTCAGCAGCTTTTTCTAG
- a CDS encoding tetratricopeptide repeat protein produces MVNRVFLKAIAFSVVCAFAFTAQAKKDLRYGTLLYEYYQQDYFAALVEYEYANELNEWLHDADAARLLKGGMTLSYGLPDEAQSIFKDLLDKDVSPETRNKAWYYLAKLYYNKGQASEAAKALARIKGTMPEDVVEEFNYLATLINMHFDHLENAERAINLKKSSNPYEPYLLFNLAVKQLQRGDDAKARSLLNEVVGYTKINPKEEFAVLADRAKQALAHIHIQDQDLLGAWKYLQNVRTTGLYSNRALLSYGWTAIKLKRFEQAIPALKALNKRSISIAEVQEAKVLLAHLYEQKGATRAALKQYLLAEKAFASGVDAIGGARKIIAGQKIPEEFVVNLEAIMDETDWYGSEPSLDYNKLTPFLIELMSSNPFHSVIKELRDLYALRENLLYWGRQAVEHQLIIKHRQQGLTSEKIARFIKKTEKQQEDLEFQISELRLHTYTLDVEEQERFSALLEATAQDFEFLEDRLKRVRAIEEPYRQSEENVRWAKKLHNRIKQKLSETDDLIDELERVMRIVVNAELDKHEERMRYYWAQARLGKARLYDQTLYRLEDIREQQSNKTGERP; encoded by the coding sequence ATGGTGAATCGTGTTTTCTTAAAAGCAATCGCGTTTAGTGTTGTCTGTGCGTTTGCGTTTACTGCACAGGCCAAGAAAGATCTGCGTTATGGCACTTTGCTTTATGAATACTACCAGCAAGACTATTTTGCCGCTTTAGTAGAATATGAATACGCCAATGAGCTCAATGAGTGGTTGCATGATGCTGATGCCGCACGCTTGTTAAAAGGTGGTATGACACTAAGTTATGGCTTACCAGATGAAGCACAGTCTATTTTTAAAGATTTATTGGATAAAGATGTTAGCCCCGAAACCCGGAACAAAGCTTGGTACTACTTAGCCAAACTATACTATAACAAGGGTCAAGCATCCGAAGCAGCAAAGGCCCTAGCGCGTATTAAGGGCACCATGCCTGAAGATGTTGTGGAGGAGTTTAACTACTTGGCCACGCTCATTAACATGCATTTCGATCATTTGGAAAATGCAGAGCGTGCCATCAATCTGAAAAAATCCAGTAACCCGTATGAACCTTATTTGTTATTTAACCTCGCAGTAAAGCAATTACAGCGTGGTGATGACGCCAAAGCCCGCAGCCTTTTGAATGAAGTCGTGGGTTACACCAAGATCAATCCCAAAGAAGAATTTGCAGTATTGGCGGACCGCGCAAAGCAAGCGCTGGCGCATATCCATATTCAAGATCAAGACCTACTGGGTGCATGGAAGTATCTGCAAAATGTTCGCACCACGGGGTTGTACAGTAACCGAGCGCTGCTTAGTTATGGGTGGACCGCGATTAAACTCAAACGATTTGAGCAAGCTATTCCAGCATTGAAAGCCTTGAATAAGCGCTCAATTAGTATCGCTGAAGTACAAGAGGCGAAAGTTTTACTAGCGCACTTATACGAACAAAAAGGGGCCACACGGGCAGCATTAAAGCAATACCTGTTGGCAGAGAAAGCGTTTGCCTCGGGTGTGGATGCCATTGGTGGCGCGAGAAAAATCATTGCCGGTCAAAAAATTCCGGAAGAGTTTGTGGTTAATCTAGAAGCCATCATGGATGAAACGGATTGGTATGGTTCAGAGCCGAGCTTAGACTATAACAAGCTGACACCGTTTTTAATTGAGTTGATGTCATCTAACCCGTTCCATTCGGTGATTAAAGAATTACGTGACTTGTACGCATTGCGCGAAAATTTATTGTATTGGGGGCGCCAGGCGGTCGAACACCAATTGATTATCAAACATCGCCAGCAAGGTTTAACCAGTGAAAAAATTGCTCGTTTCATTAAGAAAACTGAAAAGCAGCAAGAAGATCTAGAGTTCCAAATCAGTGAACTGCGTTTGCACACTTACACATTAGATGTTGAGGAGCAGGAACGTTTTAGTGCATTGCTTGAAGCGACAGCGCAAGACTTTGAATTTTTAGAAGATCGTTTGAAGCGAGTGCGTGCTATTGAAGAGCCTTATCGTCAATCTGAAGAAAATGTGCGCTGGGCCAAAAAACTGCATAATCGTATTAAACAAAAATTAAGCGAGACCGATGATCTAATTGATGAACTTGAGCGTGTTATGCGCATAGTCGTCAATGCAGAACTCGATAAGCACGAAGAGCGCATGCGCTACTACTGGGCGCAAGCGCGCTTGGGTAAAGCCCGTTTATACGACCAAACCTTATATCGTTTGGAAGACATCCGAGAACAACAATCGAATAAAACAGGAGAACGGCCATGA